The following proteins are co-located in the Chaetodon auriga isolate fChaAug3 chromosome 23, fChaAug3.hap1, whole genome shotgun sequence genome:
- the xirp2a gene encoding uncharacterized protein xirp2a isoform X2 codes for MEESEPCSLPGGLASVKRQFENQEFASSSSQSSVTQYHFEQRSVQEMSSSSEVTVRSSARELVPATALFHNQQEVIRDERVHHNNVAASYGNHYNETVMLVGGEDLPKVSTQALKQQYEKTIEEAAPAKEIKVDVDFNQFQWTPVNQSSKASAMTSSSTLKTATASSVAYEVTDHFPPPPSNLLQVPQEVPESQPQEPASQHKQTTGKEQYFKHKSMAELKRLYKHIHPEVRKNLEAELTEAELEDLDVEEMGDVQQTCYMFENDGNSSSKCSSPDRESVEWEEILKGEVQSVRWMFENKPLDTIKDETPDENEVRNIGQQEIIAGKDVRYTAWMFETQPMDALGSETADSAEQSQKSELARGDVRTATWLFETQPLDCLNKIYQEDEQETDAVVTKDISGGDVKTARYLFETQHLDSLGKTETIEESHFLSLKSELEEIKGDVKTTTRMFETQPMCVIRGDAGEMLEITTIRREETERGDVKTSRWMFETQPLDIINKDPARVKLICGISMEDNVQCGVNKGRWLFETKTLDSIKDEEWESSRMQKEEIIGADVRKHCLVFETQPMDSLKDNANARPLPSEEIVGGDVRSAKHLFETVPMENLKELLEVGKLQKMVASEEEKGDVRHQKWVFESQPLENIREEKKEITRTVNVEALDKGDVTNYKERFESMDLSKCEGTQKIQVEGVTSGSVKSNRVLFESAPLYAMQDSSGHYHEVRTVRREEVVKGDVHSCRWMFETRPIDEFDESINKFQIIKGISKQEIQSGDVKTAKWLFETQQLDAIKSFNYSEDEEHKTKEGIEIEKGDVKTCRWLFETQPMDVLYEKVERSEADVEEVQKGDVKTCTWLFETQTLDNIRDHTETESETILKTCTVKQEDIQGKDVRLARFLFETENLENITGEDSGSFRRVTEINIQSGDVSRMKYIFENRSSDIMSSTSEETMQRLKTQQAEDIQKGNVVNCTWMFENQPMDAIRDEAREIRTVTDVQGGDVDKGRFIFETYSLDQIKEESSEADISKLTSIFRDEIEKGDVKNYTMMFESQPLYAIRDKEGHYHEVTTVTKEEIMRGDVVGARWLFETKPLDSIRDSEEVYVIKAVTEEGVNKGDVSSARWKFETQPLDEIAEDIKVRSKTVADIQGGDVKTNKHRFETDEMSQKYIRTVSVSEIQKGDVRSATWMFETRTIDEIRGEGAEYDGMERVTKEEVMKGDVKQSVWLFEKQPLDRIKDTDGTQLVVAKEEIPPADVKTTTWLFETTPFHDFNESRMERTEIIGKSIKETLEELYSQKMVDSQGVLIEADEIGDVRMAKYKLMNQEAPQIQKEEIIRGDLSNIMMNLLNRRETTEKGITIDKEERGNINTTVKQLFNQERGVNVEKEEIIRGDIQEAINSLLQNEGSSKRGILIQEDEKGDVRMTIYSLLNKGERASMEKEDIVQGNVSRTLHRLLSNSGEEGSKKIRVGDTERGNVSFYSTCIESGALDYLKQLQYESGETQEKVEKERIIGGDIEETKILLRRNQQQIGRTVAEDDIVPGDVHSSVKVFMTEPTATYRNMEKHDIVKGDLSAALDSLTQAINQKVVIEKEEVVKGDLHTTLKSLEEAQHQAKETEKPEIIRGDIRGALESLEKSASTNTEATVEDLVPGDIKGTLKSLEEAKQAVKEVEKEEIVRGDIHTAMQSLHEASSEKKIYQHQVSEQGDVKATIQLFLEPTTSPRMQRRGSTEGDVKTSIKSLYEGQETTQVEKEEVVKGDVQGAIKCLMQRKQYSKPKRMYPPKKAKVPMKNPLTVKQVEHECLHEAKSESVAVNPAPAVKNLSQSGESQKHTHRHNESKSVKTQVITQEGHSVTVAKTDNTTGASQQKSMKEQKHKALPPQKIQAPKPVMMKNKQMTNNDQTETKTADVNMMKEVQNTSQTSVSNRQICETKTIKQVQTTVMEKTVTHKQNVTVSEQTAAAQRQAENKTLAQRQNIKNMKGEYRNLDVRGKGVIKKAKPEIHFPPPPSSPPPPSESELSLPPPPSPVLESPASATSRPSIMRQDSDLPPPPPPPPVECMKSEPEFFPPPPPPPPPLSVGGQDFLPPPPSQQELSALPQPPPAKLVKPVGKPLFKVPQQPETQRQHIQVKPKWQKKQPTPPPPPPQLPPDQETTVPTKAEAKVEEVKKETGKQIETSTQIQSESATKIPSIPAVKAKQGESPQPPKRVPVPPVKLPAPPEPAPAPKSRPYARKFKTPLMLAEERFRQQKMEKEEMQRSNVTTPTSPPGNTPCPSELSVAQAAEREVATEATKAKTEEAKTEDSPAKKTPSQIPLSKPLISAVNKKSASNVSSDKKRVVSEQSSSTDVVKKSQTAPKSQTVSVSQSHREASNVDVQSRSSVVTSSVTEQQQFIKKSSVKSIAAVQSAVQENVNLQSQTAVTLKAEDVKNINVPLTQEGKMSPSQPTKIPKVAPTFKVRTFKMPTEKKEDKCDSLGQKESMKSEMHLQQETCNVTQMSETKANQLTSARAETKGEMKMKEKKSQMTLPLKEPEVEAHGKKGKQLQKNETEAKLSPSAAVLMPKTAKITSAASHQGQGHGAVSLSQQSMKTEHTHRHEEVLVTESVVQHSLHRQEAARVQTQAAETNKMQIKAAKSKGDPKDASAKGTGKTTREEEANSQEITASEKCNVMQKLLAQIKELEGTPSKIDSNAVRTILSEFPDWVMGSDERRNLSEIAKQQSKKKLKEMMVYVKNIVQAKLVFFGDSLTAVDKQEKGKEEPPPPPPPPPPPPVPAKPDKTVFSGATAKISKISIGSSKTEKKVAEEKRSLQGSRVHQELSEAPEQRVSSPLASIRTPSPTFISIESRRIDSPLRVTPSPPPYKLVGTPPPPPRKSYTPTSTFSRALPSPTLSRSEKLVKLRDTTSKLSRITTPPPPVPGAEFLAPEREQPSPCGSRETPVERHELMDVTEMVDSMMTVRDKKSFFEEAQKAEVSRTYIRKEPIDIPERLGADAEENAEAATVDLLKEDLPRVDLSKLVNKFESPKPKVYARKEPIVITERLGSDTEEAEADPHTPKTEEIPTFNVKAIKDVFETGEHGSQAARELREQIERREPESVYSEPAGRAEITAVTEQFCSVDDFGNMTSETRSEVHSGSSLTRGSPPSYADVVRGSVPTVAMPPEASTEELLRSFQQSWAKSQGVFQNLGFSVTEQRSSQVVTRQQETVVTENSSSRVRTVQGLSEEGVPHGVADGRQTQLP; via the exons ACAAGCAGACTACTGGTAAGGAGCAGTATTTCAAACACAAGAGCATGGCTGAACTGAAGCGTCTCTACAAGCACATTCACCCAGAGGTCCGCAAGAACCTCGAGGCGGAGCTCACCgaagcagagctggaggacCTGGACGTTGAGGAAATGGGAGATGTCCAGCAGACGTGTTATATGTTTGAAAATGACGGCAACAGCTCGAGTAAGTGTTCAAGCCCTGACAGAGAATCGGTGGAATGGGAAGAGATCCTGAAAGGAGAAGTTCAGTCCGTGCGCTGGATGTTCGAAAACAAGCCgctggacaccatcaaggatGAAACCCCGGATGAGAACGAGGTGAGGAATATCGGCCAGCAGGAAATCATCGCTGGCAAAGATGTCAGATACACGGCTTGGATGTTTGAGACTCAGCCCATGGATGCTCTGGGGTCAGAGACTGCTGATTCAGCTGAGCAGTCACAGAAGTCTGAGCTGGCGAGAGGAGACGTTCGCACTGCTACGTGGCTTTTTGAGACGCAGCCGCTCGATTGTCTGAATAAGATCTACCAAGAAGACGAGCAGGAGACAGACGCTGTCGTCACCAAGGACATCTCTGGCGGGGATGTGAAAACCGCGAGATATCTCTTTGAGACCCAGCATTTGGATTCTCTGGGTAAGACGGAAACCATTGAGGAGAGCCACTTCCTGAGCCTGAAGtctgagctggaggagatcaAAGGGGACGTGAAGACAACCACTCGCATGTTTGAGACGCAGCCCATGTGTGTCATCAGGGGGGACGCGGGGGAGATGCTGGAGATCACCACCATACGCAGGGAGGAGACTGAGAGGGGAGACGTCAAGACGTCACGCTGGATGTTTGAAACCCAGCCCCTGGATATTATAAACAAAGACCCGGCGAGGGTGAAGCTCATATGTGGCATCTCCATGGAGGACAACGTTCAATGCGGAGTGAACAAAGGGAGGTGGCTTTTTGAGACAAAGACTCTGGACTCCATCAAGGATGAGGAATGGGAGAGTTCCAGGATGCAAAAGGAGGAAATAATAGGTGCTGATGTGAGGAAGCACTGTCTGGTTTTTGAGACTCAGCCGATGGATTCTCTGAAAGACAACGCCAATGCGAGACCTTTACCTTCAGAGGAGATCGTAGGAGGTGATGTTCGATCAgcaaaacacctgtttgaaacgGTGCCCATGGAAAATCTGAAAGAGCTGCTGGAAGTGGGAAAACTGCAGAAAATGGTTGCatctgaggaagaaaagggtGACGTAAGGCATCAAAAGTGGGTCTTTGAAAGCCAGCCCCTGGAGAATAtaagggaggagaagaaggagattACAAGAACTGTGAATGTCGAAGCTCTCGACAAAGGAGATGTGACAAATTATAAAGAAAGGTTTGAAAGTATGGATTTAAGCAAGTGTGAAGGAACACAGAAAATCCAAGTTGAAGGGGTAACGAGCGGATCAGTCAAATCCAACAGAGTCCTCTTTGAATCTGCCCCTCTGTACGCTATGCAAGACAGCTCTGGCCATTACCATGAGGTGAGGACCGTGAGGCGTGAGGAGGTCGTGAAGGGAGACGTGCACAGCTGCAGATGGATGTTTGAAACGCGGCCGATTGACGAGTTTGACGAAAGCATCAATAAGTTTCAGATCATAAAAGGTATTTCCAAACAGGAGATCCAGTCAGGGGACGTCAAAACAGCCAAGTGGTTGTTTGAAACCCAACAGCTGGACGCCATTAAATCCTTCAACTATTCTGAGGATGAAGAGCATAAAACCAAGGAAGGTATTGAAATTGAAAAAGGGGACGTTAAGACTTGTAGGTGGTTATTTGAGACTCAGCCAATGGATGTTCTGTATGAAAAGGTGGAAAGGAGCGAGGCTGATGTTGAGGAAGTGCAAAAAGGGGACGTGAAAACGTGCACCTGGCTCTTTGAGACCCAAACACTGGACAACATACGCGATCATACGGAGACTGAGTCTGAGACCATCCTGAAAACCTGCACCGTGAAGCAGGAGGACATCCAGGGAAAAGACGTGAGACTGGCCCGCTTCCTCTTTGAGACGGAGAACCTGGAAAACATCACGGGCGAGGACAGCGGTTCTTTCAGGAGGGTTACGGAAATAAACATCCAGTCGGGCGATGTTTCCAGGATGAAGTACATCTTTGAGAATCGCTCCTCTGACATCATGAGCTCCACCTCTGAGGAGACAATGCAGAGGCTGAAGACGCAGCAGGCCGAGGACATCCAGAAGGGAAACGTGGTCAACTGCACCTGGATGTTCGAGAACCAGCCGATGGACGCCATCCGTGACGAGGCGAGGGAAATACGCACTGTCACCGATGTCCAGGGGGGCGACGTTGACAAAGGccgcttcatttttgagacGTACTCTCTGGATCAGATTAAAGAGGAGTCCAGTGAGGCCGATATCTCTAAACTCACCAGTATCTTCAGAGATGAAATTGAGAAGGGAGACGTGAAAAACTACACCATGATGTTCGAAAGTCAGCCGCTGTACGCCATCCGCGACAAAGAGGGCCATTACCACGAAGTGACTACAGTTACCAAGGAAGAGATTATGAGAGGAGACGTGGTGGGGGCGCGGTGGCTGTTCGAGACCAAGCCGCTGGATTCCATTAGAGACTCAGAGGAGGTCTATGTCATTAAAGCTGTGACTGAGGAAGGCGTCAACAAAGGAGATGTTAGCTCTGCCAGGTGGAAGTTCGAAACACAACCGCTGGATGAAATCGCTGAGGATATCAAAGTCAGGTCAAAAACAGTCGCAGACATCCAAGGCGGCGACGTGAAGACAAACAAGCACCGATTTGAGACAGATGAGATGTCTCAAAAGTACATCAGAACTGTTAGCGTGAGCGAAATCCAGAAAGGAGATGTCAGATCTGCGACGTGGATGTTTGAAACCCGCACGATTGACGAGATCCGCGGTGAAGGCGCCGAGTACGACGGCATGGAGAGAGTGACAAAAGAGGAAGTAATGAAAGGGGATGTCAAACAGTCTGTGTGGCTCTTTGAGAAGCAGCCCCTTGACAGAATCAAAGACACTGATGGCACGCAGCTTGTTGTCGCAAAGGAGGAAATCCCACCGGCCGACGTGAAGACGACAACATGGCTATTTGAAACCACTCCGTTCCATGATTTCAATGAGAGCAGGATGGAAAGGACAGAGATAATAGGTAAAAGCATCAAAGAGACGCTCGAGGAGCTTTACTCTCAGAAGATGGTCGACTCACAGGGCGTCCTCATCGAGGCAGATGAGATCGGCGATGTCCGCATGGCAAAGTATAAACTCATGAACCAGGAGGCTCCGCAAATCCAGAAAGAAGAGATCATCAGAGGGGATCTGAGCAACATAATGATGAACCTGCTGAACCGCAGGGAGACCACGGAAAAGGGGATAACTATCGACAAGGAGGAGCGGGGGAACATCAACACCACGGTGAAGCAGCTGTTCAACCAGGAGAGGGGAGTCAATGTtgagaaagaggaaattatCCGCGGTGACATTCAGGAGGCCATAAACAGCCTGCTCCAGAACGAGGGCTCCTCCAAGCGCGGTATCCTGATTCAAGAGGACGAGAAAGGAGACGTGAGGATGACTATCTACTCCCTCTTGAATAAAGGGGAGAGGGCGAGCATGGAGAAAGAGGACATCGTTCAAGGTAACGTGAGCAGAACCCTTCATCGTCTCCTCTCCAACTCCGGAGAGGAGGGCTCTAAAAAAATAAGGGTCGGAGACACGGAAAGGGGTAACGTCAGCTTTTACTCCACGTGCATTGAGTCGGGAGCCCTGGATTACCTGAAGCAGCTCCAGTATGAATCAGGTGAAACCCAGGAAAAGGTGGAAAAGGAGCGGATCATAGGTGGTGACATCGAGGAGACCAAAATATTGCTGAGGAGGAATCAGCAACAGATCGGTCGCACGGTGGCAGAGGACGACATAGTTCCCGGTGATGTGCACAGCTCTGTCAAAGTCTTCATGACAGAGCCTACTGCTACCTACAGAAACATGGAGAAGCACGACATTGTTAAAGGTGACCTCAGTGCAGCCCTGGATTCACTCACCCAAGCCATTAATCAGAAAGTAGTaatagagaaagaggaggtggtgAAGGGAGACTTACACACTACTTTGAAGTCTCTGGAGGAGGCCCAGCATCAAGCCAAAGAAACGGAAAAGCCGGAAATCATCAGGGGAGACATCAGAGGTGCTCTTGAGTCACTGGAGAAATCTGCGTCCACCAACACGGAAGCCACTGTTGAAGATTTAGTGCCAGGTGATATCAAGGGGACCCTGAAGTCCCTGGAGGAGGCGAAGCAAGCGGTgaaagaggtggaaaaagaGGAGATCGTCAGAGGGGACATCCACACTGCCATGCAAAGTCTGCACGAGGCGTCGAGCGAGAAGAAGATTTACCAGCATCAGGTGAGCGAACAAGGTGATGTTAAAGCCACGATCCAGCTCTTCTTAGAGCCGACGACTTCTCCCAGAATGCAGCGCAGGGGGAGCACCGAAGGAGACGTGAAAACATCCATAAAATCTCTCTACGAAGGGCAGGAGACAACAcaggtggagaaagaggaggtagTAAAAGGCGACGTTCAAGGGGCGATAAAGTGTCTCATGCAAAGAAAACAGTATTCAAAGCCAAAACGTATGTATCCCCCCAAGAAAGCAAAGGTGCCCATGAAAAATCCATTAACTGTAAAGCAAGTGGAGCATGAATGCTTACATGAAGCCAAGAGTGAGAGTGTGGCAGTCAATCCAGCCCCCGCTGTGAAAAACCTCTCTCAGAGCGGTGAGTCACAGAAGCACACGCACAGGCACAACGAAAGcaaatcagtgaaaacacaggtAATAACCCAAGAGGGCCACTCTGTTACTGTAGCCAAAACAGACAATACTACCGGGGCCTCTCAGCAGAAGAGCATGAAGGAGCAGAAGCACAAAGCGCTGCCCCCACAGAAAATACAAGCTCCTAAGCCTGTTATGATGAAGAATAAACAAATGACTAATAATGATCAAACAGAGACTAAAACAGCTGACGTGAATATGATGAAAGAGGTGCAAAACACCTCGCAGACCAGTGTTTCCAACAGGCAAATATGTGAAACAAAGACAATCAAACAGGTGCAGACGACggtgatggagaaaactgtcaCGCACAAGCAGAATGTCACGGTGTCAGAGCAGACGGCGGCGGCGCAAAGGCAGGCGGAGAATAAGACGCTCGCACAAAGGCAGAACATCAAAAATATGAAGGGTGAGTACCGGAACCTGGACGTGAGAGGGAAAGGTGTGATTAAGAAGGCGAAGCCGGAGATTCacttcccccctcctccctcttcacctcctccaccctcagAGTCTgaactctccctccctccacccccgtCGCCGGTGCTGGAGAGCCCTGCCTCCGCCACATCCCGGCCTTCTATCATGAGGCAGGACAGCGAcctcccacctccaccacctccgccTCCGGTGGAATGCATGAAGTCTGAGCCTGaatttttccctcctcctccaccccctccgcCTCCGCTCTCTGTCGGAGGGCAAGACTTTCTCCCACCGCCTCCCTCACAGCAAGAGCTTAGCGCACTGCCTCAGCCTCCCCCTGCAAAGCTGGTGAAACCCGTCGGAAAGCCTTTATTCAAAGTGCCCCAGcagccagaaacacagaggcagcacaTACAAGTTAAACCCAAATGGCAGAAAAAGCAGCCgactcctccaccacctccacctcagctccCTCCTGATCAAGAAACAACAGTGCCAACAAAAGCAGAAGCTAAAGTTGAGGAGGTGAAAAAGGAAACAGGCAAACAGATTGAAACAAGCACGCAGATTCAGTCTGAATCAGCAACAAAAATCCCGAGCATCCCAGCTGTGAAAGCAAAGCAAGGAGAGAGCCCACAGCCTCCGAAAAGAGTGCCCGTCCCTCCCGTTAAACTGCCTGCTCCTCCTGAACCTGCTCCAGCGCCAAAGTCGAGACCTTACGCTCGCAAGTTTAAAACCCCTCTCATGCTTGCGGAGGAAAGGTTTCGTCAacaaaagatggagaaagaggaaatgcaGAGGAGCAATGTCACAACTCCCACTTCTCCTCCAGGAAATACACCGTGCCCCTCTGAGCTTTCCGTCGCGCAGGCCGCTGAGAGAGAAGTGGCCACTGAGGCGacaaaagcaaagacagaagaagCTAAAACTGAAGACTCACCTGCCAAGAAAACCCCCTCCCAGATCCCTTTGAGCAAGCCCTTGATCTCAGCGGTAAATAAGAAATCAGCCTCAAACGTGTCCTCAGATAAAAAGCGTGTCGTCAGCGAGCAGTCGTCCTCAACCGACGTCGTTAAAAAGAGCCAAACTGCACCCAAGAGtcagactgtttctgtgtctcagtCTCATCGCGAGGCCTCGAATGTTGACGTCCAGTCACGCTCGAGCGTGGTCACTTCCTCAGTcacggagcagcagcagtttattaaGAAATCCAGCGTCAAGTCTATCGCTGCCGTGCAGAGTGCTGTCCAGGAGAATGTAAATCTTCAAAGCCAGACTGCGGTCACATTGAAAGCTGAGGATGTAAAGAATATTAATGTGCCTCTGACACAGGAGGGAAAGATGAGTCCCTCTCAACCCACTAAAATCCCAAAGGTAGCTCCAACTTTCAAGGTGAGAACATTTAAGATGCCgacagagaagaaggaggatAAATGTGACAGTTTGGGACAAAAGGAATCgatgaaaagtgaaatgcaCTTACAGCAGGAGACATGTAATGTGACACAGATGAGTGAAACAAAGGCGAACCAGCTGACGTCAGCGAGAGCTGAGACAAAAGGcgaaatgaaaatgaaggagaagaagagtcaGATGACCCTCCCTTTAAAGGAGCCTGAAGTGGAGGCTCATGGGAAGAAGggaaagcagctgcagaagaaTGAGACTGAAGCGAAGCTGTCCCCATCAGCCGCTGTTTTAATGCCTAAGACGGCTAAGATAACATCTGCAGCGAGTCATCAAGGACAAGGCCATGGTGCTGTCTCCCTCAGTCAGCAGAGCATGAAGACGGagcacactcacagacacgAGGAGGTGCTTGTGACCGAGAGCGTGGTGCAGCACAGCCTTCACAGGCAAGAGGCGGCTCGGGTGCAGACgcaagcagcagaaacaaacaaaatgcagataAAGGCGGCAAAGTCCAAAGGTGACCCCAAGGACGCGTCCGCGAAGGGGACGGGGAAGACGACCCGTGAAGAGGAGGCTAATTCACAAGAAATAACAGCTTCAGAGAAATGCAATGTCATGCAGAAGCTGCTCGCTCAAATAAAAGAGCTGGAGGGCACACCGAGCAAAATAGACTCCAACGCTGTCAGAACGATTTTAAGTGAATTCCCTGACTGGGTGATGGGCTCGGATGAGAGGAGGAATTTAAGCGAAAttgcaaaacagcaaagtaagaaaaagctgaaagagATGATGGTCTATGTGAAAAACATCGTTCAGGCGAAGCTCGTGTTTTTTGGGGACAGTTTGACAGCCGTGGACAAgcaggagaaaggaaaggaggaaccgcccccgccgccgccgccgccgccaccgccaccGGTGCCTGCAAAGCCAGACAAGACGGTTTTCAGTGGAGCAACTGCAAAGATATCAAAAATTAGCATCGGGTCGTCGAAAACCGAGAAGAAGGTGGCGGAGGAGAAAAGGTCGCTTCAGGGGAGCAGAGTGCATCAGGAGCTGAGCGAGGCGCCGGAGCAGAGAGTGTCCTCCCCTTTGGCGAGCATCCGCACTCCATCGCCCACTTTCATCAGCATCGAGTCGAGGAGGATAGACTCGCCGCTCAGGGTCACTCCTTCTCCTCCGCCCTACAAATTAGTCGGGAcgcctccgcctcctcctcgcAAGTCGTACACACCCACATCGACCTTCAGCAGGGCCTTGCCGTCTCCCACCCTGAGCCGCTCGGAGAAGCTGGTGAAACTGAGGGACACCACCTCCAAGCTGTCTCGCATCACGACCCCTCCACCTCCCGTGCCGGGGGCGGAGTTTTTAGCGCCTGAAAGAGAGCAACCGTCCCCCTGTGGCAGCAGGGAGACCCCCGTAGAGAGACACGAGCTGATGGATGTGACAGAAATGGTGGACTCCATGATGACTGTGAGGGACAAAAAGTCTTTCTTCGAGGAGGCGCAGAAGGCCGAGGTGAGCAGGACGTACATCCGGAAGGAGCCCATCGACATCCCTGAACGTCTGGGAGCTGACGCTGAGGAGAACGCCGAGGCCGCGACTGTGGACCTCCTGAAAGAGGACCTCCCCAGAGTGGACTTGTCCAAGCTGGTTAACAAATTTGAGTCTCCAAAGCCAAAAGTGTACGCCAGGAAAGAGCCTATCGTCATCACGGAGAGGCTGGGGAGCGACACAGAGGAGGCCGAGGCTGACCCGCACACCCCCAAAACCGAGGAGATCCCCACGTTCAACGTGAAAGCCATAAAGGACGTGTTTGAGACGGGAGAGCACGGCTCTCAGGCGGCCCGAGAGCTCCGGGAACAGATAGAACGCAGGGAGCCTGAATCAGTGTACTCTGAGCCGGCGGGTCGCGCCGAAATCACAGCAGTCACCGAGCAATTCTGCAGCGTCGACGACTTCGGAAACATGACAAGCGAGACGAGGAGCGAGGTGCATTCTGGGAGCTCCCTGACCCGCGGTAGCCCTCCGTCCTACGCCGACGTGGTGAGAGGCAGCGTTCCGACGGTCGCCATGCCCCCCGAGGCCTCCACCGAGGAGCTGCTGAGAAGCTTCCAGCAGTCGTGGGCCAAGAGCCAGGGAGTCTTCCAGAACCTGGGCTTCAGTGTGACGGAGCAGAGGAGCTCGCAGGTCGTAACGCGCCAGCAGGAGACTGTCGTGACGG AAAATTCGAGTTCCAGAGTCCGAACTGTGCAGGGTCTGTCGGAAGAGGGTGTACCCCATGGAGTCGCTGAcggcagacaaacacaacttcCATAA